A stretch of Ipomoea triloba cultivar NCNSP0323 chromosome 13, ASM357664v1 DNA encodes these proteins:
- the LOC116001729 gene encoding cytosolic sulfotransferase 12-like, with the protein MAVPSDSNTSNSSFLHQFLQESCYPEELRDSIISLPKEEGWLTPHMYNYRGFWFDSKFLYGALRSQQQFQAQHSDIILSTLPKCGTTWLKALVFALTTRKQFPVSQQTHPLLTTSPQDLILNLEFFYARENSPPNFPTMNNNGVMRLISTHLPLELLPKSVGESKCKLIYVCRNPKDTFVSFWHFMNKMRGELVGLGEIPFPEAFDKYCRGASHYGPFWDHMLGYWMESLENPSKVLFLKYEEMKKEPDAHLRRMAAFLECPFSEEEEEGGVVGGISRLCSFESLSNLEVNKTGKGLLFGNSNNAYFRKGKVGDWRNHLTDEMATKLDQIVEEKFKGTGLKFNSDY; encoded by the coding sequence ATGGCTGTGCCATCTGATTCTAACACCTCAAACTCCTCATTTTTGCATCAATTCCTCCAAGAAAGTTGCTACCCTGAAGAGCTAAGAGACTCCATCATTTCACTACCCAAAGAGGAAGGTTGGCTCACTCCGCATATGTATAACTACAGAGGGTTTTGGTTTGATTCTAAGTTCTTGTACGGTGCTCTTAGATCCCAACAACAATTCCAGGCTCAACATTCTGATATTATACTATCTACCCTCCCTAAATGTGGCACCACTTGGTTGAAAGCTCTTGTATTTGCTTTGACCACTCGAAAACAATTCCCAGTATCACAACAAACCCACCCTTTACTCACAACAAGTCCTCAGGACTTGATACTCAACTTGGAATTTTTTTATGCAAGAGAAAACAGCCCCCCTAATTTCCCCACTATGAATAATAATGGGGTGATGAGGCTAATCTCTACGCATTTACCACTAGAATTGTTACCGAAATCGGTAGGGGAATCGAAATGCAAGCTCATTTATGTGTGCAGAAACCCAAAGGACACGTTTGTGTCATTTTGGCACTTCATGAATAAGATGAGGGGTGAGCTTGTAGGCCTGGGAGAAATACCGTTTCCAGAGGCATTTGACAAATACTGCAGGGGAGCAAGTCACTATGGGCCTTTCTGGGATCATATGTTGGGATACTGGATGGAGAGCTTGGAGAATCCTAGTAAAGTGTTGTTCTTGAAGTACGAGGAGATGAAGAAAGAGCCGGATGCTCATTTGAGGCGAATGGCGGCGTTCTTGGAGTGTCCATTTtctgaggaagaagaagagggtGGTGTAGTAGGTGGAATCTCGAGGCTTTGCAGCTTTGAAAGCTTGAGCAACTTGGAAGTTAACAAGACTGGTAAAGGCTTACTTTTTGGTAATTCCAATAATGCGTATTTCAGGAAAGGTAAGGTTGGAGATTGGAGGAACCATCTAACAGATGAAATGGCCACTAAACTTGATCAAATTGTTGAAGAAAAGTTCAAAGGGACTGGGCTCAAGTTCAATTCTGATTATTAA